Within Sporosarcina sp. PTS2304, the genomic segment CTATTCCAAATTTCTTGCAAAACGTCTATCATAGTAAACGATAGTAAGAATACACTAGTCAGGAGAATCAGATATGTTAAAAATTCAAGAAATTCGCGAAATCATCAAACTTATTGACCAGTCATCCATTCAAAAGTTTACTTTTGAAGCAGACGGCGGAAAGATTAAATTAGAAAAGAATGCAGGTTCAGTAGTTGCAGAAGCGACGCCAGCACCAGTTGCGGCTCCAGCACCAGTAGCAGCACCAGCTCCAGCACCAGTAGCAGCACCGACACCAGCGCCAGTGGCAGAAGAAGCTCCAGTAAAAGAAGTGGAAGAAGATGCTTCATTGCACAAGATCACTTCACCAATGGTTGGTACATACTACCAAGCATCATCACCAGATGCAGCGGCTTACGTTAAAAAAGGTGATAAAGTAACTGCTGAATCGATCGTTTGTATTGTAGAAGCAATGAAATTATTTAATGAAATCGAAGCAGAAGTATCCGGAGAAATCGTTGAAATTTTAGTACAAGACGGTCAACTTGTGGAATACGGACAACCTTTATTCCTCGTACGAGAGAACTAAGGGGGGCTAACCAATGAAAAAAGTATTAATTGCAAACCGTGGGGAGATTGCTGTTCGGATCATCCGGGCGTGTAAAGAACTAGGAATTAAAACAGTCGCTGTTTATTCTGAAGCGGATGCTGAAGCATTACATGTTCAATTAGCAGATGAAGCATACTGTATTGGACCTCGTTTATCGACGGATAGTTATTTAAACTTCTCAAACGTAATTAGCGTAGCGAAAGCAACAGATTGTGATGGAATCCATCCTGGTTATGGTTTCTTGGCAGAGAATGCTAGCTTTGCTGAACTATGTGAAGAAGTAAACATTGAATTTATCGGACCTACTTCGGATGCGATTTCAAAGATGGGTACGAAAGATGTAGCGCGTAATACGATGCAAGCAGCTGGCGTTCCGATTGTTCCAGGTTCTGATGGATTAGTGGACAATGCAGAACATGGTCTTGAAATTGCGAAAGGTATCGGTTTCCCGGTAATCATCAAAGCAACAGCTGGTGGTGGCGGTAAAGGGATCCGTGTCGCACGTGATGAGGACGAGCTAGTAAAAGGGATCAATATTACACAAAAAGAAGCGGCTGCGGCATTCGGTAATCCGGGTGTGTATCTGGAAAAATATATCGAAGTCTTCCGTCACGTGGAAGTTCAAGTACTTGCGGATAAATTCGGCAACACGATTCATTTAGGTGAGCGTGATTGTTCAATCCAGCGCCGTATGCAAAAGTTAGTGGAAGAAGCGCCGTCTCCAGCACTGACACCTGAACTTCGCGCAGAAATGGGTGAAGCCGCTGTCAAAGCAGCAAAAGCTGTAAATTATCGTGGAGCAGGTACGGTTGAATTTATTTTCGACCATATGAATCAGAAGTTCTATTTCATGGAAATGAATACGAGAATCCAAGTAGAGCACACGATTACAGAAATGATTACAGGCGTTGATTTAGTTCAGCAACAATTGCTTATCGCTTCTGATGAAAAACTGGCACTGACACAAGAAGATATTACATTAAATGGATGGTCTATTGAATGTCGAATTAACGCTGAAAATGCGGAGAAAAACTTCATGCCTTCTCCAGGAAAAGTAACAATGTACTTACCACCGGGTGGTTTTGGCGTACGTGTCGACTCTGGAGTATATCCTGGCTATACGATTCCACCGTTTTACGACTCTATGGTCGCAAAGCTAATTGTTCACGGCGATTCACGTGAGCAAGCGGTCGCTCGGATGAAACGCGCGCTCGATGAATTTGTCGTAGAAGGCGTTCATACAACGATTCCATTCCATTCTAATTTGATGGATCACGAAGTGTTCAAGTCCGGTGATTTTGATACGAAGTTCTTGGAGAAATATGACGTTATGAAGTAATTGGAGGAGACTTGTAATGGCTACTAAAACATATCCATCATTTGTCGGGATGACACCATCTGGTGATGTTGCACTCGGTCGTATCCAACTTGCACCTGAAGTATTAGAAGTCATCGTCGGCATTGCTACGACTGAGGTCGAGGGCGTTGTTGCTACTCAAGGTAATTTTGCGACGGGTGTTGCGGAGAAGCTGGGTAGGGTGATGTACGGTAAGGGCGTGAAGATGGAGTGGGCAGATGAGGGTTTGAAGATTGATGTGTATTGCATTGTCGAGTATGGCCATTCGATTCCTGCGGTTGCGGCGGAGATTCAACGAGAGATTCGTCAGGCGATTTTCCATATGACTTCGCTTGCTACGCATGAGGTGAATGTGCATGTTACGGGGATTCGGTTTGATGAGTGAGTGGTAAAATTAAAAGAGTTGCCTGAGGAGTCGTGTTTCACGATTTCTTGTGGCGGCTCTTTTTTTGGTGTTGGGTCGTGATGCGACTTTGTTTTGGGTTCTGGAGTTGGTGAGGGTTCTGCTTTCTATAGCCGCTTCGGCTGACCTCGCAGTTGCTTCTTCGCTAGTACGGACAGGTTAATTGTGATAGTTTCTTTACTTTGTTAAAGCAGTTGGAGTTGGAACGTGACGCGACACTTTTTTCGGTTCTAGATTTAGTGAGGGTTCTGCTTTCAGTAACCGCTTCGGCGCGTGGGAGATTGTCTTTCGCTATGAGCCAGCTAGCTTAGCTGCTAGTTGTCTCATAGCTTCGGCTGACCCCGCAGTTGCTTCTTCGCTAGTGCGGACAGGTTATAAAGTGTGGTGACCATATTAAGTAAAAAGATAGTTATCGACTACAGTGAACTACAATTTGTAACTATCCTTACTAAACGAAGGCGCCTCACAAGCGGTAGGCGAAGCAAAGAGACAGAGAGGCGATCTTCCACTCTGGCTCTTTGCGAGAGCCATCCGCCAGCGCCGCAGTGAATTCAGTGAACTGATCACCTTCAACATCAGAAACGACATCAGGTAGTCCTGCACTAGCCCAAATCTTTCACAAACTACAATGAACTAAAATTTAGTAACTATCCTCACTAAACGAAGGCGCCTCACAAGCGGTAGGCGAAGCAAAGAGACAGAGAGGCGATCTTCCACTCTGGCTCTTTGCGAGAGCCATCCGCCAGCGCCGCAGTGACTACAATGAACCAATCCTCTCTAATTTCAGAAACACCAAATGGAATGAGCGAATGGCACTGTTTCATTTTTGATGAAAGTTCGCTAAAGTCGGCAACAAATCACTGTATTCTACTAGTTCTTTTCGTGTATATTGTGCTATCATTAGGTTTTGAAGAAGCGCGGTAGAGGAGATAAGAAATATGAAACGACGAGAAGCACGAGAAAAGGCAATTCAAACGCTGTTTCAGCTAGATAATAGCGAACTATCAGTAGACGAAGCGATCGGTTATATAGTCGATGGCCCGTTGGATTCATTTTATGAACAACTAGTACGCGGCACAGCAGAACACGTAGCGGAAATCGACAACGAACTTGCGAATAAATTAGAAAACTGGTCGATTGATCGACTTCCGAAAATCGAACGCACTGTACTGCGTTTGGCGGTATATGAACTACTGTACAATGAAGAAGTACCGAATCGAGTCATCTTGAACGAAGCGATCGAATTATGTAAAACATTCGGTGACGAGAAGTCGGGCCGATTCGTCAATGGAGTATTATCTAAATTCCATTAATCATCTATGGATGAAAAATTAATTCAAAAAACATAAAAGTTTGGTGGGAAAAACATGTCTAGTAAAATCATTGATGGAAAAGCAATTGGACAAGAAATCCGAAATGAACTGAAAGAACAGGTGGCTGCGTTAGTCGAACAAGGCTATCAACCAGGGCTGGCAGTTATTTTAGTTGGGGAAAATCCAGCATCTCAAACGTATGTAAAGAATAAAGAAAAATCTAGTATCGAAGCAGGGATGAAGTCTGAACTAATCAAGCTTCCGGATACAGTGTCTGAAGAAGATTTATTGCATGAAGTGGAAAAGTTGAACGAGGACGACACGATCGACGGCATTTTAGTACAGCTGCCATTGCCTAAACATATCGACGAAAACAAAGTCATCCGTGCGATTAGCCCGGAAAAAGACGTGGACGGATTCCACCCGATGAACGTCGGGAAAATGTTGATTGGTCAGCAAACTTTCCTTCCTTGTACGCCATACGGCATCATGCAGTTGCTAGAACGTTCTGGTGTCGAGATTGCGGGCAAGCATGCGGTCATTATCGGACGCAGTAATATTGTCGGAAAACCGATGGGTCAATTGTTGCTGCAAAAAGATGCAACGGTGACGTATTGCCACTCCCGGACGAGTGATTTAAAGAAATTCACGAAGCAAGCAGATATTTTAATCGTTGCGATCGGAATGGCTAAATTCATTACAAGCGAACATATTAAAGAAGGTGCTGTTGTCATTGATGTCGGAATGAACCGTGATGAACATGGCAAACTATGTGGAGATGTAGACTTTGACTCCGCTAAGCAACAAGCTAGCGCCATCACACCAGTGCCCGGCGGTGTTGGTCCGATGACGATTACGATGCTGTTGAAAAACACTGTCGAAAGTGCAGAGAATAAACTAAAAGCGCGTGCAAACAACGAATAATTTCCATGGAGAGACGCTCTAGCGTCTCTATACATATAAAGGGCAGGTGACAACAACATGTCCAATCAAACTTTTTTAACCGTTCAAGCGCTAACTAAATATGTCAAACGGAAATTCGATGCCGACCCACATTTGCGCAATGTCTATGTGAAAGGCGAATTGTCGAACGTGAAACTTCATCCGACAGGGCATATTTACTTTACATTAAAAGACGATAAAACAAGAATCCAAGCAGCTATGTTCAGAGGGCGCTCCAGTAGTTTGCATTTTAAGCCGGAAAATGGCATGAATGTATTGATTACGGGAGATGTGACGGTCTATGAAGCGGCAGGCTCCTATCAATTGTACGTACAGACAATGGAACCGGACGGCATAGGTGCACTCTATCTAGCCTTTGAACAGTTGAAAAAGAAGTTACAGCAAGAAGGACTTTTTGAAACGAGATGGAAGCAACCGATTCCGCAAATCCCTCGACGGATCGGGATCATTACGGCCGAATCTGGTGCAGCTTTACGTGATATGTATTCGACCATCAACCGCCGTTTTCCGATGGCGGAGATGTTACTGTTTCCTGCGCTCGTGCAAGGAAAAGGGGCAGCGCCTTCGATTGTGAAAGCGATTGAACAAGCGAACCGCACGGCAGAGGTTGACGTCCTATTAGTCGGACGCGGCGGCGGGTCGATTGAAGATTTATGGGCATTTAATGAAGAAGACGTCGCTCGGGCGATATTTTCAAGCAGAATTCCTATTATTAGTGCGGTCGGTCACGAAACGGATACGACGATCGCTGACTATGTAGCGGACTTACGTGCCCCGACACCTACTGCAGCTGCTGAGATGGCGGTTCCAAATCAACTGCAATTAATTCAGCATTTGAAAAATCAGCAACGGTCGATTTTTTTAGCTGCGCAGACAGTCGTTCGACAATTGAATAAACGTTTAGAAACTGCACAGTCTGCTTATCCTTTGCAATATCCAGACCGTCTTTACCGACCGTTTATCGAGAAGCTAGACTATTTAGAAGAGCGGTTACGTCGCAGCAGTGCGAGCATGATTCAAGAAAAACGCCAGCAATTTGACCGATTGTATGCAGGATTCCAATACTATACGCCGATTCGTCGGATACAATTGGAGCAACAGCAGACGCAACAATTGGAGCTACGTTTACAGCTTGCAGCGGAGCAGACGATGAAGTCAAAGCAACAACGATTCGTGTCATTACTGCGTATGATGCAGGCGCTCAATCCGCTTCAAGTAATGGAAAGAGGATTTTCTATAGGCTATCAGGAAGGTGAAGTTGTGAAATCAATCGAAGACGTGGCGATTGGTAAAGAACTGACGATTCAAGTAACAGATGGAACGATTGAAACTATAGTCGAAACGATTATTCCTAAGGAGGTCAAGTGACGATGGCTGAAGAAAAAGAATTGCAATTTGAACAAGCGATGCATCAACTAGAGGAAATCGTGCAGAAATTGGAAGCAGGGGACGCGCCGTTAGATGATACAATCACTTTATACAAGCGCGGAATGGAGCTTTCAGCGCATTGCCAAAAGAAATTACAACACGCAGAAAAACAATTGATTCGAATGATCGACCAAGAAGGTAATGAAACTCCATTTGACCCGACAGCAGGTGAGACGAATGAATGAAATGTTACGTACATTTATGGATGAGCAAATTCCGCTCATTGAAAGCGAATTGACCCGTCAATTAGCAAAAGCGGATATTCCCGATGTGTTGCATGAATCGATGACGTACTCCGTGGAAGCTGGTGGCAAACGGATTAGACCATTGCTGTTGCTTGCAGTATTACATGACTTAAATTCAACGTCGGCTGATGCTTTCACCGTAGCAGCGTCAGTAGAATTTATACATACGTACTCATTGATCCATGACGATTTACCATGCATGGATGATGATGATTTCAGAAGAGGAAAGCCTACAAATCATACCGTCTTTGGTGTGGATGTAGCGACACTTGCGGGAGATGCGATGCAAACGTTAGCTTTTCAAGCGCTTGCTGACTTGCGCGCAACCGACTCATCGGATGCATTGGAATTAGTCGGCCTGTTAGCGAAAGCTTCTGGCGCTCAAGGTATGGTAAAGGGTCAAGTGCTGGATATGAAAGGTGAACAACAACTACTGCCGTTAGAAGAATTAGAAGAAGTACATATTCACAAAACAGGTGCGCTGTTGTCGTATTGTATCGAGGCGGGCGCTGTATTAGCACATGCGACCGAAGAACAACGCACGCAATTACGACGTTTTTCGAAAAATATCGGCTTAGCTTTCCAAATTCAAGACGATATTTTAGACGTAACGGCAACGACAGAACAATTAGGGAAACCTGCAAACAGTGATACGACGAGCGGAAAGTCCACATATCCTTCCCTTTTAGGCATCGACGGAGCGCGTGCGCAATTAACTATGCGCCATGAAGAAGCGCTCGACGCATTACAGAGTATCGGTTTAGAAAATTCTGTTTTACGCTCGTTAGCGGATTACATTATCGAACGAAATATGTAATGTGAGAACATAATATTTGTGTCGGACTCGGTTACTGTTATAATGTAGAAACAAACAGTACACTTGACATTTGATTGGAAAATACAAGGTGTTTCAACTGATCGTTCCGAACGAATAGAACGAATTACTTACTTGATGAAGGTGTGTGATCATGATGGATCTTACAACGATTACGAATCCATCTTTTATAACAGAGCTCGATAAGGACCAGTTACTGGAATTGGCGCAAGATATTCGTCACTTTCTTATTGAAAATTTATCCGTAACGGGTGGTCATATCGGCCCGAATCTAGGTGTCGTCGAGTTAACCATTGCATTGCATCGGACATTTGATAGTCCGACTGATAAAATTTTATGGGACGTCGGACATCAATCCTATGTTCATAAAATTTTGACAGGTCGTGCAGGCGAATTCGATTCACTTAGAACATATAAAGGATTAAGTGGATTCCCGAAAATGGCAGAAAGCGAACATGATGTGTGGGAGACTGGACATAGTTCCACTTCTTTATCGGCGGCGATGGGTATGGCGGTTGCGCGTGATATAAAAAAAGAAAAAAGTTATGTCATTCCCGTGATCGGCGATGGTGCGCTGACAGGTGGAATGGCGCTTGAAGCGTTAAATCATATCGGTCATGAAAAAACAGATATTACGGTTATTTTGAATGATAATGAAATGTCTATTGCGCCAAACGTCGGTGCGCTACATTCCATCCTTGGAAAATTACGTACGGCTGGCAAATACAATAACGTAAAAGATGAACTGGAGTTTTTATTGCGTAAAATTCCTGCAGTGGGCGGTAGAGTCGCCACAGCTGCTGAACGTGTAAAAGACAGTTTGAAATATTTAGTCGTCAATGGGGTGTTTTTCGAAGAACTCGGATTTACGTATTTGGGTCCGATTGACGGGCATGACTTTGTCGAATTGGAACGTTCTCTTCAGTATGCGAAGAAAATGGAAGGTCCGGTTTTACTTCACGTCATTACGAAAAAAGGGAAAGGTTATAGCCCCGCTGAAATGGATAAGATCGGTACGTGGCACGGAACAGGCCCTTACAAGATCGAGACGGGAGATTTCGTTAAATCCCCGACTAAAGGTCCAGCTTGGAGTGCGTTAGTTTCTGAAACAGTTCGCAAGTTGGCACGCGAAGATCGTCGGATCGTTGCGATCACGCCTGCGATGCCTGTCGGTTCTAAGTTGGAATCATTTGCGGCGGAGTTTCCTGATCGATTCTTCGACGTTGGGATTGCTGAACAGCATGCGACCACGATGGCTGCTGGACTCGCGGCGACAGGAATGAAACCGTTCCTTGCGATTTATTCTACATTCCTTCAGCGTTCGTACGACCAAATGTTGCATGATATTGCACGTCAAAAGTTGAATGTCTTCATCGGAATCGACCGTTCTGGCTTAGTCGGTGCGGATGGCGAGACACATCACGGGATTTACGATATTGCGTTTTTACGTCATATGCCGAATGTAGTCATTATGATGCCGAAAGATGAAAATGAGGGTCAACATATGGTGAAAACAGCGATGGAGTATTCAGAAGGTCCGATTGCTTTACGTTTCCCTAGAGGTAACGGCTATGGGGTGCCGATGGATGAAGAACTTCATACGATTCCGATCGGGACGTGGGAAGTGTTGAAAGAAGGTAGTGATGCGACGATTTTGACATTCGGAACGACAATCCCTATGGCATTTGCAGCAGCAGAGCAGATGAAAAAGCAAGGGAAAGATGTCTCGATCGTCAACGCACGTTTCATCAAGCCGCTCGATACCGATTTATTGGACGAATTATTTGTTGCGGGTAAGCCGATCATTACAATTGAAGAAGCGGTTCTTGCGGGCGGTTTCGGTAGCGCGGTGCTGGAGTATGCGGAACAAGTTCATCACCAGTCCTCTATTATTGAACGTATCGGTATTCCGGATAAATTTGTTGAACATGGCAGTGTGGATGAATTATTAAAAGAAATTCACATGACCCCTGATTATGTAACGGATGTAACGATGGCAGCCATTACACAGGCAGCAGAAAGAGAAACCGTATGAATGCACCGATAAAAAAGGAACGTGTAGACATTTTATTAGTGGAACGCGGCTTAACGGAATCGCGTGAACAAGCGAAACGTTCCATTATGGCAGGACTTGTCTATTCAGATTCTGCACGAATAGAAAAGGCAGGGGAGAAAATTGCGGTTGACGCACCGTTGACTGTAAAAGGCCCTGCGATTCAGTACGTCAGCCGCGGTGGATTGAAGCTGGAGAAAGCATTGGAAGTGTTTCCGATTTCTGTCGAGCAGAAAATTGTGCTTGATATCGGTGCTTCCACTGGTGGCTTTACGGATTGTGCGCTACAAAACGGAGCGAAGCATTGTTATGCGCTAGATGTCGGGTATAATCAGTTAGCTTGGAAAATCCGTCAACACGAACAAGTGACAGTGATGGAACGCACGAATTTCCGGCACGCGACTGTCGAGTTGTTTACAGAAGGCATGCCGGAAGTGGCAACGATTGACGTATCA encodes:
- the accB gene encoding acetyl-CoA carboxylase biotin carboxyl carrier protein, encoding MLKIQEIREIIKLIDQSSIQKFTFEADGGKIKLEKNAGSVVAEATPAPVAAPAPVAAPAPAPVAAPTPAPVAEEAPVKEVEEDASLHKITSPMVGTYYQASSPDAAAYVKKGDKVTAESIVCIVEAMKLFNEIEAEVSGEIVEILVQDGQLVEYGQPLFLVREN
- the accC gene encoding acetyl-CoA carboxylase biotin carboxylase subunit, which translates into the protein MKKVLIANRGEIAVRIIRACKELGIKTVAVYSEADAEALHVQLADEAYCIGPRLSTDSYLNFSNVISVAKATDCDGIHPGYGFLAENASFAELCEEVNIEFIGPTSDAISKMGTKDVARNTMQAAGVPIVPGSDGLVDNAEHGLEIAKGIGFPVIIKATAGGGGKGIRVARDEDELVKGINITQKEAAAAFGNPGVYLEKYIEVFRHVEVQVLADKFGNTIHLGERDCSIQRRMQKLVEEAPSPALTPELRAEMGEAAVKAAKAVNYRGAGTVEFIFDHMNQKFYFMEMNTRIQVEHTITEMITGVDLVQQQLLIASDEKLALTQEDITLNGWSIECRINAENAEKNFMPSPGKVTMYLPPGGFGVRVDSGVYPGYTIPPFYDSMVAKLIVHGDSREQAVARMKRALDEFVVEGVHTTIPFHSNLMDHEVFKSGDFDTKFLEKYDVMK
- a CDS encoding Asp23/Gls24 family envelope stress response protein: MATKTYPSFVGMTPSGDVALGRIQLAPEVLEVIVGIATTEVEGVVATQGNFATGVAEKLGRVMYGKGVKMEWADEGLKIDVYCIVEYGHSIPAVAAEIQREIRQAIFHMTSLATHEVNVHVTGIRFDE
- the nusB gene encoding transcription antitermination factor NusB, which encodes MKRREAREKAIQTLFQLDNSELSVDEAIGYIVDGPLDSFYEQLVRGTAEHVAEIDNELANKLENWSIDRLPKIERTVLRLAVYELLYNEEVPNRVILNEAIELCKTFGDEKSGRFVNGVLSKFH
- the folD gene encoding bifunctional methylenetetrahydrofolate dehydrogenase/methenyltetrahydrofolate cyclohydrolase FolD produces the protein MSSKIIDGKAIGQEIRNELKEQVAALVEQGYQPGLAVILVGENPASQTYVKNKEKSSIEAGMKSELIKLPDTVSEEDLLHEVEKLNEDDTIDGILVQLPLPKHIDENKVIRAISPEKDVDGFHPMNVGKMLIGQQTFLPCTPYGIMQLLERSGVEIAGKHAVIIGRSNIVGKPMGQLLLQKDATVTYCHSRTSDLKKFTKQADILIVAIGMAKFITSEHIKEGAVVIDVGMNRDEHGKLCGDVDFDSAKQQASAITPVPGGVGPMTITMLLKNTVESAENKLKARANNE
- the xseA gene encoding exodeoxyribonuclease VII large subunit, with protein sequence MSNQTFLTVQALTKYVKRKFDADPHLRNVYVKGELSNVKLHPTGHIYFTLKDDKTRIQAAMFRGRSSSLHFKPENGMNVLITGDVTVYEAAGSYQLYVQTMEPDGIGALYLAFEQLKKKLQQEGLFETRWKQPIPQIPRRIGIITAESGAALRDMYSTINRRFPMAEMLLFPALVQGKGAAPSIVKAIEQANRTAEVDVLLVGRGGGSIEDLWAFNEEDVARAIFSSRIPIISAVGHETDTTIADYVADLRAPTPTAAAEMAVPNQLQLIQHLKNQQRSIFLAAQTVVRQLNKRLETAQSAYPLQYPDRLYRPFIEKLDYLEERLRRSSASMIQEKRQQFDRLYAGFQYYTPIRRIQLEQQQTQQLELRLQLAAEQTMKSKQQRFVSLLRMMQALNPLQVMERGFSIGYQEGEVVKSIEDVAIGKELTIQVTDGTIETIVETIIPKEVK
- the xseB gene encoding exodeoxyribonuclease VII small subunit is translated as MAEEKELQFEQAMHQLEEIVQKLEAGDAPLDDTITLYKRGMELSAHCQKKLQHAEKQLIRMIDQEGNETPFDPTAGETNE
- a CDS encoding polyprenyl synthetase family protein, with translation MNEMLRTFMDEQIPLIESELTRQLAKADIPDVLHESMTYSVEAGGKRIRPLLLLAVLHDLNSTSADAFTVAASVEFIHTYSLIHDDLPCMDDDDFRRGKPTNHTVFGVDVATLAGDAMQTLAFQALADLRATDSSDALELVGLLAKASGAQGMVKGQVLDMKGEQQLLPLEELEEVHIHKTGALLSYCIEAGAVLAHATEEQRTQLRRFSKNIGLAFQIQDDILDVTATTEQLGKPANSDTTSGKSTYPSLLGIDGARAQLTMRHEEALDALQSIGLENSVLRSLADYIIERNM
- the dxs gene encoding 1-deoxy-D-xylulose-5-phosphate synthase — encoded protein: MDLTTITNPSFITELDKDQLLELAQDIRHFLIENLSVTGGHIGPNLGVVELTIALHRTFDSPTDKILWDVGHQSYVHKILTGRAGEFDSLRTYKGLSGFPKMAESEHDVWETGHSSTSLSAAMGMAVARDIKKEKSYVIPVIGDGALTGGMALEALNHIGHEKTDITVILNDNEMSIAPNVGALHSILGKLRTAGKYNNVKDELEFLLRKIPAVGGRVATAAERVKDSLKYLVVNGVFFEELGFTYLGPIDGHDFVELERSLQYAKKMEGPVLLHVITKKGKGYSPAEMDKIGTWHGTGPYKIETGDFVKSPTKGPAWSALVSETVRKLAREDRRIVAITPAMPVGSKLESFAAEFPDRFFDVGIAEQHATTMAAGLAATGMKPFLAIYSTFLQRSYDQMLHDIARQKLNVFIGIDRSGLVGADGETHHGIYDIAFLRHMPNVVIMMPKDENEGQHMVKTAMEYSEGPIALRFPRGNGYGVPMDEELHTIPIGTWEVLKEGSDATILTFGTTIPMAFAAAEQMKKQGKDVSIVNARFIKPLDTDLLDELFVAGKPIITIEEAVLAGGFGSAVLEYAEQVHHQSSIIERIGIPDKFVEHGSVDELLKEIHMTPDYVTDVTMAAITQAAERETV
- a CDS encoding TlyA family RNA methyltransferase, with the protein product MNAPIKKERVDILLVERGLTESREQAKRSIMAGLVYSDSARIEKAGEKIAVDAPLTVKGPAIQYVSRGGLKLEKALEVFPISVEQKIVLDIGASTGGFTDCALQNGAKHCYALDVGYNQLAWKIRQHEQVTVMERTNFRHATVELFTEGMPEVATIDVSFISLSLILPALKKIIVSGGQVVALVKPQFEAGKDKVGKKGIVREVSTHREVLEKIANMAVAEGFSVKGATYSPVTGGEGNIEFLFYLESSDEPVSDFASEDFQQLVKQAHNELT